The following are encoded together in the Salinibacterium sp. UTAS2018 genome:
- a CDS encoding 16S rRNA (uracil(1498)-N(3))-methyltransferase, translating to MAHLYIDEELDDVAVGASVSLGNAEARHAVTVSRLKVGETIAIGNGAGLIVSGPITTAEHTELTIQVVDVQQSLRRTPAVFLAQALAKADRDELAVQVATELGVDGVIPWSAARSISRWQGSKVTKGRDRWAAIVREASKQSLRSWIPDVLDLVTTKQLAAFASTTRMLVLEPTATQTLAELEVDDRDIVLVVGPEGGVADHELELLTAAGASTIRLGSEVLRTSTAGPAAIAALNVKLGRWS from the coding sequence ATGGCACATCTGTATATCGACGAGGAGCTTGACGACGTGGCGGTTGGCGCTTCCGTTTCGCTGGGCAATGCCGAAGCGCGGCATGCGGTCACGGTGTCGCGCCTCAAAGTCGGCGAAACAATTGCGATCGGCAACGGCGCGGGGCTGATCGTTTCGGGCCCCATCACTACGGCCGAGCACACTGAGCTCACCATTCAGGTCGTCGATGTGCAGCAATCGCTGCGGCGAACCCCCGCGGTGTTCCTGGCCCAGGCCCTTGCCAAGGCCGATCGTGACGAACTCGCGGTTCAAGTTGCCACCGAACTAGGCGTTGACGGCGTCATCCCGTGGTCGGCGGCGCGCAGCATCTCTCGCTGGCAAGGCTCGAAGGTCACTAAGGGCCGCGATCGCTGGGCGGCCATCGTTCGCGAAGCGAGCAAGCAATCGCTACGAAGCTGGATCCCTGATGTTCTCGACCTCGTGACGACGAAACAGTTGGCGGCGTTTGCCTCCACGACGCGGATGCTGGTGCTGGAGCCCACGGCGACGCAAACTCTCGCTGAACTTGAAGTAGACGATCGTGACATCGTGCTCGTCGTGGGGCCGGAAGGCGGTGTCGCAGATCACGAGCTCGAACTATTGACAGCGGCCGGAGCATCCACAATTCGATTGGGCAGTGAAGTGTTGCGCACGTCGACAGCGGGGCCCGCAGCTATAGCGGCATTGAACGTCAAGCTTGGCCGCTGGAGCTAG
- the dnaJ gene encoding molecular chaperone DnaJ, translated as MADHYEALGVAREATPEEIKKAYRKLARELHPDVNPSADASERFKSVTHAYDVLSDPQQRQQYDMGGNGGFGGGGGGFGGFGDIFETFFGGSSQTAGPRSRRERGQDALLRIEVSLKDTMFGVTRDLEVNTAELCETCEGSCSAPGSSPVRCDICQGSGQIQRQVRSLLGNVMTSSPCGTCRGYGTIIVNPCATCAGQGRVRAQRTLSVDIPAGVETGLRLQMPGQGEVGPAGGPNGDLFLEIKVRHHDVFSRADDDLLATVEVEMIDAILGTTVKLDGLDGDVEVNIKPGTQSGEVLTVRDRGITSLRGTNRGDLRLGIQVVTPTKLSGAEQTLIKQLAAVRKSKKPHFAEFQQGLFSKLRDRFL; from the coding sequence TTGGCAGATCACTATGAAGCCCTCGGCGTTGCCCGCGAAGCGACCCCGGAGGAAATCAAGAAGGCGTACCGCAAGCTCGCTCGCGAGTTGCACCCCGACGTCAACCCCAGTGCGGATGCATCGGAGCGTTTCAAGTCGGTGACTCACGCGTATGACGTACTGAGCGATCCGCAACAGCGTCAGCAATACGATATGGGCGGCAACGGCGGTTTCGGCGGCGGCGGAGGAGGATTCGGCGGTTTCGGCGACATCTTCGAGACTTTCTTCGGCGGGTCAAGCCAGACTGCCGGCCCGCGTTCACGTCGCGAGCGCGGTCAAGATGCGCTGCTGCGTATCGAGGTCAGCCTGAAAGACACGATGTTCGGTGTGACCCGCGATCTCGAGGTCAACACCGCCGAGCTGTGTGAGACGTGTGAGGGCAGCTGCTCTGCTCCCGGCAGCTCACCGGTTCGTTGCGACATTTGTCAGGGCAGTGGTCAGATTCAACGTCAAGTTCGAAGCCTTCTCGGCAACGTAATGACGTCGAGCCCGTGCGGTACCTGCCGTGGTTACGGAACCATCATTGTCAACCCCTGCGCCACGTGTGCTGGCCAGGGTCGGGTGCGGGCCCAGCGCACTCTGTCCGTTGACATCCCCGCCGGCGTTGAGACGGGACTGCGTTTGCAGATGCCCGGCCAGGGCGAAGTGGGTCCTGCTGGCGGCCCCAACGGTGACCTGTTCCTCGAGATCAAGGTGCGGCACCATGATGTCTTCAGCCGGGCCGACGACGACCTGCTTGCCACGGTCGAGGTCGAAATGATTGACGCGATTCTCGGTACTACCGTGAAACTCGATGGTCTCGATGGTGATGTCGAAGTGAACATCAAGCCGGGCACACAGAGCGGCGAAGTGCTCACGGTTCGTGATCGTGGAATCACCAGTTTGCGCGGCACTAATCGCGGCGACCTGCGGCTCGGCATCCAAGTTGTCACGCCGACGAAGCTCAGCGGTGCCGAACAGACTCTGATCAAGCAACTCGCCGCCGTGCGCAAGAGCAAGAAGCCCCACTTCGCAGAATTTCAACAGGGCTTGTTCTCCAAACTTCGGGATCGGTTCCTGTAG
- the hrcA gene encoding heat-inducible transcriptional repressor HrcA, translating into MVSARGLDVLRVIVQDYVATREPVGSKSIVERHSFGVSAATIRNDMVLLEDEELITAPHTSSGRVPTDKGYRMFVDQLADLRPLTSAQRQAIESFLGQADDLDDVLARSVRLLSQLTNSVALVQYPSLATARVRHVELVPLYATRIMTVFITDSGRVEQRLIDVVEPLDEVFLGEVRAKLNSALTGQSLPEAADRLASFAQIFPVERQAFVGKIASSLVEQVLANRADKLVLAGTANLARTEQDFTGSIFPVLEAIEEQVTLLRLFGEMEVANGSVSTRIGRENAEFGLEETSVVTGGYSSSGGGVSRVGVLGPTRMDYSNNMAAVRAVARYLSRLLEDN; encoded by the coding sequence TCGTTGAGCGACATTCCTTCGGAGTATCCGCTGCAACGATTCGCAACGACATGGTCTTACTCGAAGACGAAGAGCTCATCACGGCGCCCCACACCTCATCCGGTCGCGTCCCGACCGATAAGGGCTACCGCATGTTTGTAGACCAGTTGGCTGACTTGCGCCCCCTCACGAGCGCACAGCGCCAAGCGATTGAGTCTTTTCTGGGTCAGGCCGACGACTTGGATGACGTACTTGCGCGTTCAGTGCGCCTGCTGTCTCAGCTGACCAACAGTGTGGCCCTGGTTCAATATCCTTCGCTGGCTACGGCCCGCGTGCGGCACGTGGAACTGGTTCCGCTTTACGCGACCCGCATCATGACGGTGTTCATCACCGACTCCGGCCGGGTAGAGCAGCGTCTGATCGATGTCGTTGAGCCGCTTGACGAAGTCTTCTTGGGCGAAGTTCGCGCCAAGCTGAATTCGGCGCTGACGGGGCAATCGCTCCCGGAGGCCGCGGATCGACTAGCCAGCTTCGCTCAGATTTTTCCCGTGGAACGTCAAGCTTTTGTGGGCAAGATTGCCTCGAGCTTGGTCGAGCAAGTGTTGGCGAACCGTGCCGACAAGCTCGTACTCGCGGGTACCGCAAATCTGGCGCGAACCGAACAAGACTTCACCGGCAGCATTTTTCCTGTGCTCGAGGCAATAGAAGAGCAAGTAACGTTGTTGCGCCTCTTTGGGGAGATGGAAGTAGCAAATGGATCGGTATCCACTCGCATTGGGCGCGAGAACGCAGAATTTGGACTAGAAGAGACATCCGTTGTCACCGGAGGATATTCCTCCTCGGGCGGCGGGGTCTCCCGCGTGGGCGTGCTTGGCCCGACGCGAATGGATTACTCAAACAATATGGCGGCGGTCCGTGCGGTAGCGCGGTACCTGTCTCGACTTTTAGAAGACAACTGA